In Oryza sativa Japonica Group chromosome 1, ASM3414082v1, the genomic stretch atattgttttttttaaaaaaagttgctTAGTTTTGTCAGCCACTAAAATTGCTTAGTTCTGTCAGCTCTTAATCTGAATTTGATGAGATCAATGATTCTATATAATCCATATACCTAATTTAGCACTGAGCATGACTACATGATTACTCTTGTTAGCAAATTTCAGTCACGTGGCATAATTTTGGGGCTGTTTGATAGCCCTATGGAATCGGCATCTATGAAATGACACACATCCAAAATTTCTGCCAACAGTTCATTTTGTGAACAAATTAGAAGAAAAACTATAGTGAAAGGGAACTTGCAGTGGGGGATGAAGCACAAAACAAACCATTTTGGTATCCCAGATCACAGCACAATAGCAGTCCTACTCAATCAAAAGCATCTTCCAATCTTGTAATGTGCATTTTGTGTTCTCTCTTATGTTTCCTGTGAATCAGTCACCAATGATGCATATGCAAGCGCCTCAAGCATGCTCAAAACATCATTAGTATCATCCATTAGTATTGACCAGATAGTCCTTGCTTTGCTTCTAGCTAGTTGACAGTGCATGCATATCATTGAGAGAACAAAATCTGCTTGTCTTCTATTATCTATCAGCGTTGATCAGCAACAAATCCTTTGTTGTTACAGTACCTAGTATATACCTGTTGGTACTGTCTTTTGCTAGTTTATCTTACTACTAGTTCAAATCATTTTGCAATCCATTCAGTCCATCCAAGTCTATTGCATCCTTCAATTTGTCGAAGTTATGTCAATCCATCTCTTCATCGTCTTTTCTACATCACCAATTCCCTGTCAGAGTTGGCTTTCATCATCACCAGCTCCCAGTCGGAGCTAGCCTTCATTGTCACTTCATCATCTCCACGTCGGAGCttctcgtcatcatcatcatcatcatcaatcagtGAAGGTCCGAAGAACAATTTGTGAAGGGCCTTCATCAACATCAATATCTCATCATCAGTCAAAGGACCGAAGAATAGTTTGTGAAGGTTCATTGTCTTCATCATCAACAACATCTCTGAATCAATGAAGAGCCGAAGAACGGTTCGTGAAGGCTTCAAGGTACCGAGGGCCGAAGAACAGTTTGTGAAGGTTCCGAGGTCCACTTCATTGAGGAGGGGATAcatcttttcttcttcatcatccaaGAATTGGCTCACTTCGACGACATCATCAAGACTTTGGAGATAGGCTAATATTTAGTTTGTGTTCTCTTGTTTAGTTTTCACTCCAAATGCAATGTTATTGTATACACATTACATTTGAGTGGGGGTGTTAAGAATATATGTATTAGTGTGTTTGTGTTAAGGGGTATTTCTATCTTTTTGCGTTGTACTCTTCTCAACATATTAGCCCTTAGGGCCAACTCAATGGATGAATAGTTCAATCCCCaaatttctctcctctctcaagaATTCACAAGACAATCCCTTTTCTTTAGAAAATAAAGTCGGAAATTTTAAGCTACGCGGGAAGCCTCTGGCAGTTTAGGCCCCTCTCATTGTCgataaactaatattaatggacacttatatttattttgtaggATGATGAATAGTGATATCCAAACCCGCAAAGAATTCTTCCGTAAGGCTACATCATATGGAGAATGCATAGTTTTGGATCATAAGCGGAAGTTAAAGGATTTTGATGGAAGTCTCTTGGATCTCAGTGAAGCTGAATATGCTATCGGACCACTACATTCGAAATGTCTCgtaaaatattttgataaagtGGATCGTAAAAAGGCAAATGCATATTCTTTGCTGAAAAACATTCGGCATCATAACATCGTGTTTCTAAAAAACTTTTTTGATGGAAGTGGCCAACCCAGATTTGTATTTAACTGGGTAGATGGAAGCATGAGTGCATGGGTTAAAACCGAAGGTGCCAAAGTACTTCTGAAGAGAACAGGGACGGGTACCTGTCGAAACTCCACAATCCGTCAGCTTGTAAGGTAGTaagttaaaaaaacaatttatggaATAACACGTTGAATAGAATGAACAAAAGATGTGTTTTCTTTCTTAGGGATTTGTGCAGTGGACTGGAATGTCTATTTGAGCATGGTATCTATCCAATTCAAATCACTGCCAAGGACATCTATGTGAAAAAAGTTGGGAAAAATGCCTTGGCGCAACTTCTTATCGAAGAAGGTACCTACCCATATATAATGCATTTTCTGCTGCTCTGTTCCCTTGAAGAAATTTCCTACTGTAACACGTTTTTGACTGAACTAGTTTACCTTCAATCTAGCTTCCATGCCATGATTGAGTTCCTCTCTAAAATATGTTTGTGCAGCTGAAGCTTTGCCAAAAAGTGATGCTAGGAAAAGGCAAATCCAGGCAAATCTTTGGCATGAAATGAGAGATGCGGTGAAGAAAATCTTTGCTGATCATGTGGATTCCCCCA encodes the following:
- the LOC107281642 gene encoding uncharacterized protein, with translation MMNSDIQTRKEFFRKATSYGECIVLDHKRKLKDFDGSLLDLSEAEYAIGPLHSKCLVKYFDKVDRKKANAYSLLKNIRHHNIVFLKNFFDGSGQPRFVFNWVDGSMSAWVKTEGAKVLLKRTGTGTCRNSTIRQLVRDLCSGLECLFEHGIYPIQITAKDIYVKKVGKNALAQLLIEEAEALPKSDARKRQIQANLWHEMRDAVKKIFADHVDSPKDMPLVRFLDYIAEGNVKTLQRYPLDWDETEKGKYLLKVLCMNPHKVEQEVNNLIQWPPVTYLGNLPSPLQEMISYDQTRSHPSGYDDKKPYHYLKLCKNIIKHWWLLPESVKVECKTWQRLIQKMETWDPKIWCKLYETFG